Genomic window (bacterium):
GACGGCGAGGTGGGCGCCGTTTTTAGCCTCCCACTCTCCCAATAAATTCAGGATTGAGAAAGCTCAAGTTTCTGGAGTTTCCCCAAAATTTAAGGTCAATTTTACATAATTCCTTATAAGACAATAAAGTACAAAAATTAAATGTGGAAAAGGAGCCTCTTTGGGGCTATAATACTTTTTTGGTTAAATTAGAATTCTTCTTAAAATTTGACATAGTGTAATTCACTAAATATAATATTATAAATGGTTAAGCCTACAGTAAGTGTCATTTCATTAGGGTGTCCAAAGAATAGAGTTGATTCAGAGGTAATTTTGGGTCTACTTGGTAAAATAGGATACCCACTTACCACATTTTATAATGAAGCAGATATTGTTATTATAAACACTTGCTCTTTTATAGAACTGGCGCGTGATGAGTCATACAGGGTTATTAAAGATGTATTATCTAAAAAGAAGGCTGCCCAAAAACTTATAGTGTGTGGCTGTCTACCTCAGCTTATAAGAGAAAAGCTTTTTCAAGAGTTTCCTAATATTGATGCCATCATTGGGAGTGCCGACTTTTATAAATTACCAGACATAGTTTCAAAGCTACTTAATGAGGTGCGACCTCGTGGGAACAATAAAATAGCTGAGATTAGTGAACCTATTTTCATTTACGATTCAAGTTTTCCTCGTCTTGTCTCTACTCCACCTTCCTATGCTTATTTAAAGATTTCAGATGGCTGTTCAAATCGCTGCTCTTACTGCAATATTTACAGGCTACGTGGTGAATATAGGAGTAGAGAAATAAGAGATATAGTTGATGAGGCATACAAACTTGCTAATATGGGAGTAAAAGAGCTTATTTTAGTTGGTCAGGATACGACAAATTTTGGTATGGATAAAGGTGGGTATCTACTGCCTTCACTACTACAGGAGCTTGAAAGCATTGACAGAATACACTGGATTCGCATACTTTATACACATCCAGCCCATTTTAGTGAAGAACTTATTAAGGTTATCAGCAATAGTAAGAAGGTATGTAGATACATAGATATACCTTTACAGCATACTCATAACGAGATTCTAACTCATATGTGCCGTCCATATTATGAAGTAAGTAAGAGTGTAATTTATGAGTTAAGGAAGAGTATTCCGGATATTACTTTACGGACAACTTTTATTGTCGGCTTCCCTGGTGAGAAAGATGACCATTTTAAAAAGCTTATAGATGATGTACAAGAACTTGAATTTGACTGGTTAGGTGCATTTACTTACTCGCAGGAAATGGGGACAAAAGCTTTTGAGTTTGCTAATCAAGTACCAACCAATGTAAAAGAGGAGCGGTTAGCAAGGCTTATGGAGGTACAAAGAAATATTACAATAAGGAAGAATCAACAAAAGGTGGGTAAGTTTTTTCAAGTGTTAGTTGATAGTGAAAGTGAGGGGCATACTGAATTTCAATCACCTGAATTAGACGGTAAAATTATATTTTCTCGTAAATTAACTGCGGGTGAGATATTCTCAGGTAGAGTGAAAAGAATAGTTAACGATTATGATTTGGAAGTTGAATTCAACCTAAATAATGCGTAAGGCCATAGAATGACACAGAATTACACAGATTAAATAAAATTAATAGGGATTGAAAGAGAAAAGCTAATAAATATGAAAAAAAAAGTAACCACAGATTAACACGAGATTTCCACAAGATTTTTTTATCTGTGTTAATCTTGTGAAATCTTGTGGTTTTATATCTGTGTGCTAATATTTTAAGAAATTTTAGAAAAACCAAACTATTACGGTGATAGTTTATGTTAGTAGCTGATTTTGATTATAAATCGCCAAAAGAGTTAATTGCCCAGTATCCACCAAAAGAGAGGGGGAGTTCAAAGTTACTTGTTTTACATAGGACAACAGGAAAAATTGAGCATAGAATGTTTCATAATATAATAGAATATTTAGGATCCGGTGATACTCTTGTTTTAAATGAGACTAAAGTTATAAAGGCAAGACTTATTGGTAAAAGGGTTGATACTGGTGGTAAAGTAGAGATATTTCTACTTAGACCTTTAGGCTCTGATGATTCTAAGAATCCTGTGGAATGGGAAGTTCTTATATCACCGGCTCGGGCAAAAAAGGTGGGAGTTAAAGTAGAGTTTGGACCTAATTTTGGGGGTGAAATAAAGAGTGTAGGGGAGCACCACATTTTTAAATTCTATTATTCAGGCGATTTTTTAAACTTACTTGATAAATATGGGATAGTTCCTCTCCCTCCTTATATAAAAAGGGCACCTATACCTGATGATTATTTTAGGTACCAGACAGTTTATGCAACTGTTCCCGGTGCGTGTGCTGCTCCGACAGCTGGATTGCACTTTACTCAGTTTATATTAGATAAGTTAATAGAGCAAGGTGTAGAGGTTGCAAAACTTGTCTTACACACTGGGCTTGGCAGTTTCAAGCCTATAAAGAGTGATAAAGTTGAATCCCATCAAATGGAGCCCGAATATTATGAAATTACAGTTGATACAATAGATAAAATTAGACTTGCAAAAAGGGTAGTTGCCGTCGGCACCACTACAGTGAGAGCACTTGAGAGTTTGGGCGAGGTTGCCTCGTCTCTACAGGACTATAAAGGTTGGACAAATAAATTTATTTATCCACCTTATGAGTTTAAATGGGTAGATGCTTTAATAACAAACTTCCATCTCCCAAAATCAACCCCCCTTTTGCTTGTCTGTGCATTTGTGGGTCGTGACCTTATTTTCAAAGCATATAATGAGGCAATAAACTGTGGATATAAGTTCTATTCATATGGAGACGCAATGCTTATAATATGATAGAATTTTTTGGGGTAAAAAAGGTTGACAATAATAGTGTAGTGAAAGCTTTGGCTCAAGAGTGGTTCCAGACTGGACAGGAGGCTGATATAGTTCTTGGTCCTTATGTTAATAGTGGTGGACCTTCACTTTTACATCTCATATGTTGCAAACAATCACAATATCTATGTTTGGAATAGTATTCCAACCCAAAATAACCAGCAACCAGTATGAGCGTCAGCCAGCTGATGTAATAATAGGTCAACCTGATTCTATGACAGTTAGACCGTGTAAGGCACAAGATGGAGTCCATAATCCTCTTAATCTATGGTTTGATAGCGATTATCTATGGGTAGGAGAATTCAAGTTTGCTGATAGAGTACTCGGCTACAGGGCAAATATTTCTGCTATTATACCAGAAGCACCTTGCAGCTTGATAGCTATAGCGATATCAAACCATCAGATTAATCTTAGTTGGGTAGATAATGCTACGAATGAACAAGGCTTTAAATTAGAACGAAAGATAGGGGCTACCGGAACATACGAGCAAATAAAATACTTAAGTGCCAATACTATCAGTTACAGCGACAGAGGGCTCAATAGCAATATAGAATACTTCTATAGGATAAGGGCGTATAATCGCTACGGTGATTCAGACTATTCTGGGGTCTACTATCATCCGGTATGCCATTCCAAAGAGGTGTTGGGCAAGGTTAGAGATATATAATATATATATAATATGTCGGGTCAAAGGGTACGGAAATTAGTGACTGGCTTAAAAGAGGCCGGTTATTGGGAGACACTATGGGATGGTAGATCAGATAAGGGTTATGCGGTAAGCGCTGGTGTATACTTTTATCACTTAGAGACCCCTTCTTTTAAACAGACAAAGAAAATGATTTTACTCTGATAGTCAACCTCTAATTTTTGACCCTAATATATTGTAGCTTTGCCCCCTAAACAGCTATGTTATATTTTAGTTTGAAATTAACATTGGACAAAAAAGCTGTTACTGTTAAGGTAGAATGTCCTCTTTATTGTTCAGCAAGAATGTCCTCATA
Coding sequences:
- the rimO gene encoding 30S ribosomal protein S12 methylthiotransferase RimO, which produces MVKPTVSVISLGCPKNRVDSEVILGLLGKIGYPLTTFYNEADIVIINTCSFIELARDESYRVIKDVLSKKKAAQKLIVCGCLPQLIREKLFQEFPNIDAIIGSADFYKLPDIVSKLLNEVRPRGNNKIAEISEPIFIYDSSFPRLVSTPPSYAYLKISDGCSNRCSYCNIYRLRGEYRSREIRDIVDEAYKLANMGVKELILVGQDTTNFGMDKGGYLLPSLLQELESIDRIHWIRILYTHPAHFSEELIKVISNSKKVCRYIDIPLQHTHNEILTHMCRPYYEVSKSVIYELRKSIPDITLRTTFIVGFPGEKDDHFKKLIDDVQELEFDWLGAFTYSQEMGTKAFEFANQVPTNVKEERLARLMEVQRNITIRKNQQKVGKFFQVLVDSESEGHTEFQSPELDGKIIFSRKLTAGEIFSGRVKRIVNDYDLEVEFNLNNA
- the queA gene encoding tRNA preQ1(34) S-adenosylmethionine ribosyltransferase-isomerase QueA; amino-acid sequence: MLVADFDYKSPKELIAQYPPKERGSSKLLVLHRTTGKIEHRMFHNIIEYLGSGDTLVLNETKVIKARLIGKRVDTGGKVEIFLLRPLGSDDSKNPVEWEVLISPARAKKVGVKVEFGPNFGGEIKSVGEHHIFKFYYSGDFLNLLDKYGIVPLPPYIKRAPIPDDYFRYQTVYATVPGACAAPTAGLHFTQFILDKLIEQGVEVAKLVLHTGLGSFKPIKSDKVESHQMEPEYYEITVDTIDKIRLAKRVVAVGTTTVRALESLGEVASSLQDYKGWTNKFIYPPYEFKWVDALITNFHLPKSTPLLLVCAFVGRDLIFKAYNEAINCGYKFYSYGDAMLII
- a CDS encoding fibronectin type III domain-containing protein codes for the protein MFGIVFQPKITSNQYERQPADVIIGQPDSMTVRPCKAQDGVHNPLNLWFDSDYLWVGEFKFADRVLGYRANISAIIPEAPCSLIAIAISNHQINLSWVDNATNEQGFKLERKIGATGTYEQIKYLSANTISYSDRGLNSNIEYFYRIRAYNRYGDSDYSGVYYHPVCHSKEVLGKVRDI